GCAGATAACATAATTGCTATCGTTCCATGTTGCGGCTTCGTAGATCACATTGCCGTAATTGTGAGAAGAATAGATAATATATGGCTTGGTGATAGCGGTTTCATTTTCTACTTCATTAGCATATATATGTTTTTGCGAGTTATTCCTCACAGGTGGGCATTGATAGCTAAGAGACTGCCCGGACGAACCGACAATGAAATCAAGAACTACTGGAACACAAACCTAGCCAAGAAGTCTCACGACAAGAAATCAAAGCTGCCCATCAAACTACCCCAAACCAAACCCGAGGAGGAGACCAAGCCCATTGAGAAACCTGATCAAGTGAAAGCCCAAACTTACAATTCTGTTAAATGCTCCAAAACTCCATTAATCCCGCCTCAAGAAATTCAGCTGACATCAGTACAAAATGAAAACCTAGTCCCGTTGGACGATGATTCTTTCAACTTCTTGATGGAAGTCGACTTTGGCGACGTTTTCGTACCTGTGGTGGATTTCCCTCACGCTCAGTGCGGGCAAATGAATGTGGGAAAGAGCGACATTGTTAATCATGTTAAGGGCGACGATAATCGTATTCTCTCTCTGCAGTCAGAAGATGGATTTGTAGACGCAAATGAGATGAAAGGTGTCCAATTAATCCAACCGAGTTTGGATTTGGAGCTGAAGAGGGTGGCTTCTTTTCTGGAGTTAGAAGAAGATGAATGGAATGGCGATGGACATTAGGAAAGTCACTGTGCCATTTCATGTCATGCATGTCAATGGTGTTCCATACTAGTAATTTTCGGTAGGGAATTCTTTCCTTTACCCTCttaattttctctttgttttcatGATTTCACAATATTGGAATAACACTCGGTTAATATTAACCCCAAGGGCtggtgcagttggttgatcAGCCAGGACGGAGGGACTTACCATCCCGAGGTCCCAGGTTCAACTCTCCAGCACTGCGAAAAGCCCAAGGGTAAAAACTCTTTGGGTTAGTAAAGGCTAGTGGGGGGCTGGAAAGATTAATCATgtggtgcgcgcaagctggtcTGAAGACCACTCTTCATTAccgcaccaaaaaaaaacactcggcttatatatatttcaaaaatattaattgcTACCTCAGTATAAATGTCGTTTTGTCATTTCCCTTACACAAATTAAAACAAA
This DNA window, taken from Rhododendron vialii isolate Sample 1 chromosome 8a, ASM3025357v1, encodes the following:
- the LOC131335792 gene encoding transcription factor MYB1-like isoform X1, which encodes MGRSPCCAKGVNRGAWSLQEDQILINFIKTHGQGRWRSVAQKAVEGLKRCGKSCRLRWLNYLRPDIKRGEISADEEDLIIRLHSLLGNRWALIAKRLPGRTDNEIKNYWNTNLAKKSHDKKSKLPIKLPQTKPEEETKPIEKPDQVKAQTYNSVKCSKTPLIPPQEIQLTSVQNENLVPLDDDSFNFLMEVDFGDVFVPVVDFPHAQCGQMNVGKSDIVNHVKGDDNRILSLQSEDGFVDANEMKGVQLIQPSLDLELKRVASFLELEEDEWNGDGH
- the LOC131335792 gene encoding transcription factor MYB1-like isoform X2, which gives rise to MGRSPCCAKGVNRGAWSLQEDQILINFIKTHGQGRWRSVAQKAGLKRCGKSCRLRWLNYLRPDIKRGEISADEEDLIIRLHSLLGNRWALIAKRLPGRTDNEIKNYWNTNLAKKSHDKKSKLPIKLPQTKPEEETKPIEKPDQVKAQTYNSVKCSKTPLIPPQEIQLTSVQNENLVPLDDDSFNFLMEVDFGDVFVPVVDFPHAQCGQMNVGKSDIVNHVKGDDNRILSLQSEDGFVDANEMKGVQLIQPSLDLELKRVASFLELEEDEWNGDGH